The nucleotide sequence TGGATGTTGATCAACTGAATAAAATATTCTTTGAAGAGATCCCAAAAATGAATATAAATAAGTTAACTGACAGTATTATATGTGTTGGAGGAATTGAAAAACAAAAAGCTATTGAAGAGATATTGTCTAGTTTTAATCTTGAGAAAAGTGGTTTAATGTATGTTGGAGATAGTCATACTGATATTGAACCTTTAAAGTTTGCAAAAGAGCATGGAGGAATCGCTGTTTCTTTTAATGGTAATGAAGCTGCTGTGAAAGAATCTGAAATAGCTATTATATCTGAAAATACAATAGCAACTTCTCTTTTAATTGATCTTCATAGTAAATTTAACAAAGATTATGTTTTGGAATTTGTTAAATCATATTCTTCAGATCCTAAACGAGCTTTTGAGAGTTTTAGAATTGGATTTGCGTTAATTGATAAATTCAATGAAATATTCTCAGATAAAGATTTACCTATTATTGAAATTATAACTGAAGATAATATTGATGATATCATAAATGAAAGTATAGAAATGAGAAAAAAAATACGTGGGCTTAATATTGGTTCTTTGGGATAATTTTAGAATTTTAAACTAATTTTAGGATTTTAAAGTAATTTAAGAATTTTTAACTAATTTTAGAATTAAATTTATAGTCTA is from Methanobrevibacter sp. TMH8 and encodes:
- a CDS encoding HAD hydrolase-like protein: MLKKLFVTDCEGPLSLNDNAYELAKEFIPEGDEFFRIISLFDDYLVDIVKKADYNSGNTLKLIAPFFKAYGVTNEDIVKFSKENIFFIDDASDTIELAKKSMDSFIVSTSYGQYIEAVCNNLSFPFENTFYTLIDLDNFEISNEEIEKLYEFKDIISQIAEREKKEGSLDVDQLNKIFFEEIPKMNINKLTDSIICVGGIEKQKAIEEILSSFNLEKSGLMYVGDSHTDIEPLKFAKEHGGIAVSFNGNEAAVKESEIAIISENTIATSLLIDLHSKFNKDYVLEFVKSYSSDPKRAFESFRIGFALIDKFNEIFSDKDLPIIEIITEDNIDDIINESIEMRKKIRGLNIGSLG